From Chloroflexota bacterium, the proteins below share one genomic window:
- a CDS encoding 4Fe-4S dicluster domain-containing protein, producing MAHVITTLCIRDGACVEVCPVECIVPGPKDDPEWGKYFYIDPDTCIDCGACVPECPVEAIFPEEDLPPEYADDAEMNARYFQEGPGYWDFDLEEERVRE from the coding sequence ATGGCACATGTGATCACGACCCTGTGCATCCGAGACGGCGCCTGCGTCGAGGTCTGCCCGGTGGAGTGCATCGTTCCGGGCCCCAAGGACGACCCGGAGTGGGGGAAGTACTTCTACATCGACCCCGATACGTGCATCGACTGCGGGGCCTGCGTGCCCGAGTGCCCCGTGGAGGCGATCTTCCCTGAGGAGGATCTGCCGCCCGAGTACGCGGATGATGCGGAGATGAACGCCAGGTACTTCCAGGAGGGGCCTGGTTATTGGGACTTCGACCTGGAAGAGGAGCGTGTGCGCGAGTGA